A stretch of Bos mutus isolate GX-2022 chromosome 8, NWIPB_WYAK_1.1, whole genome shotgun sequence DNA encodes these proteins:
- the BLK gene encoding tyrosine-protein kinase Blk isoform X1, producing the protein MCLENPWKTICIHTAKELKDKEVMGVVSSKRQVKEKGRSGWSPVKTSTQSKEPPPLPSLVVFNHLTPPPPDTTHPDQENHFVVALYDYKAMNDRDLQMLKGEKLQILKETGDWWLAKSLITGREGYVPSNFVARVETLEVEKWFFRSICRRDAERQLLAPVNKAGAFLIRESETSKGAFSLSVKDVTTQGEVIKHYKIRSLDEGGYYISPRSTFPTLQALVQHYTKKGDGLCQRLTHPCVSLAPQNPWGQDEWEIPRQSLKLVRKLGSGQFGEVWMGYYKNNIKVAIKTLKEGTMSPEAFLGEANLMKTLQHERLVRLYAVVTKEPIYIVTEYMARGCLLDFLKTDEGSRLSLSRLIDMSAQIAEGMAYIEQMNSIHRDLRAANILVSEALCCKIGDFGLARIIDNEYTAQEGAKFPIKWTAPEAIHFGVFTIKADVWSFGILLMEIVTYGRVPYPGMSNPEVIRNLERGYRMPRPDSCPPELYNGVIAECWRSRPEERPTFEFLQSVLEDFHTATEGQYELQP; encoded by the exons ATGTGTTTAGAAAACCCATGGAAAACCATCTGCATACACACTGCTAAGgaactgaaggacaaggaagt GATGGGAGTGGTGAGCAGCAAAAGGCAGGTCAAGGAGAAGGGTAGGAGTGGATGGAGCCCTGTGAAGACCAGCACTCAGAGCAAAGAGCCCCCACCACTGCCATCCCTG GTTGTGTTTAACCACCTGACTCCCCCACCTCCTGACACCACGCACCCAGATCAAG AGAATCACTTCGTGGTGGCCCTGTATGACTATAAGGCCATGAACGACCGGGACCTGCAGATGCTGAAGGGGGAGAAGCTGCAGATCCTGAAGGA aACTGGAGACTGGTGGTTGGCCAAGTCTCTCATCACAGGAAGAGAAGGCTACGTGCCCAGCAACTTTGTGGCCCGGGTAGAGACCCTGGAAGTGGAAAA GTGGTTCTTTAGATCAATTTGCCGGAGAGATGCCGAGAGGCAGCTTCTGGCTCCAGTCAATAAGGCTGGCGCCTTTCTTATTAGAGAGAGTGAAACCAGCAAAG GTgccttttctctgtctgtgaagGATGTGACCACGCAGGGGGAGGTGATCAAACACTATAAGATCCGCTCCCTGGACGAAGGCGGCTATTACATCTCCCCCCGGAGCACCTTCCCCACTCTGCAGGCTCTGGTGCAGCACTATACTA AGAAAGGGGACGGGTTGTGCCAAAGGCTGACCCACCCCTGTGTGAGCCTGGCTCCCCAGAACCCCTGGGGCCAGGATGAATGGGAAATCCCCCGGCAGTCTCTCAAGCTGGTCAGGAAGCTTGGATCCGGGCAGTTTGGTGAAGTCTGGATGG GTTATTATAAAAACAACATCAAGGTGGCCATCAAGACCTTGAAGGAGGGAACCATGTCTCCGGAGGCCTTCCTGGGTGAGGCCAACCTGATGAAAACTCTCCAGCATGAGAGGCTGGTCCGTCTCTACGCTGTGGTCACCAAGGAGCCCATCTACATCGTGACCGAATATATGGCCAGAG GCTGCCTGCTGGATTTCCTGAAGACGGATGAAGGTAGCCGATTGTCCCTCTCAAGGCTGATTGACATGTCGGCCCAG ATTGCAGAAGGAATGGCGTACATCGAGCAGATGAATTCAATCCACCGGGACCTGAGAGCGGCCAACATCCTGGTGTCTGAGGCCTTGTGCTGCAAAATTGGTGACTTTGGCTTGGCCCGGATCATCGACAATGAATACACCGCCCAGGAGG GGGCCAAGTTCCCCATTAAGTGGACCGCCCCAGAGGCCATCCATTTTGGGGTGTTCACCATCAAAGCGGACGTGTGGTCATTTGGAATCCTCCTGATGGAAATTGTCACTTATGGGCGTGTGCCCTACCCAG GGATGAGCAACCCCGAGGTCATCCGCAACCTGGAGCGCGGCTACCGCATGCCCCGCCCAGACTCGTGCCCGCCTGAGCTGTACAACGGCGTCATCGCCGAGTGCTGGCGCAGCCGGCCGGAGGAGCGGCCCACCTTCGAGTTCCTGCAGTCGGTGCTCGAGGACTTCCACACGGCCACCGAGGGCCAGTACGAGCTGCAGCCCTAG
- the BLK gene encoding tyrosine-protein kinase Blk isoform X2 — translation MGVVSSKRQVKEKGRSGWSPVKTSTQSKEPPPLPSLVVFNHLTPPPPDTTHPDQENHFVVALYDYKAMNDRDLQMLKGEKLQILKETGDWWLAKSLITGREGYVPSNFVARVETLEVEKWFFRSICRRDAERQLLAPVNKAGAFLIRESETSKGAFSLSVKDVTTQGEVIKHYKIRSLDEGGYYISPRSTFPTLQALVQHYTKKGDGLCQRLTHPCVSLAPQNPWGQDEWEIPRQSLKLVRKLGSGQFGEVWMGYYKNNIKVAIKTLKEGTMSPEAFLGEANLMKTLQHERLVRLYAVVTKEPIYIVTEYMARGCLLDFLKTDEGSRLSLSRLIDMSAQIAEGMAYIEQMNSIHRDLRAANILVSEALCCKIGDFGLARIIDNEYTAQEGAKFPIKWTAPEAIHFGVFTIKADVWSFGILLMEIVTYGRVPYPGMSNPEVIRNLERGYRMPRPDSCPPELYNGVIAECWRSRPEERPTFEFLQSVLEDFHTATEGQYELQP, via the exons ATGGGAGTGGTGAGCAGCAAAAGGCAGGTCAAGGAGAAGGGTAGGAGTGGATGGAGCCCTGTGAAGACCAGCACTCAGAGCAAAGAGCCCCCACCACTGCCATCCCTG GTTGTGTTTAACCACCTGACTCCCCCACCTCCTGACACCACGCACCCAGATCAAG AGAATCACTTCGTGGTGGCCCTGTATGACTATAAGGCCATGAACGACCGGGACCTGCAGATGCTGAAGGGGGAGAAGCTGCAGATCCTGAAGGA aACTGGAGACTGGTGGTTGGCCAAGTCTCTCATCACAGGAAGAGAAGGCTACGTGCCCAGCAACTTTGTGGCCCGGGTAGAGACCCTGGAAGTGGAAAA GTGGTTCTTTAGATCAATTTGCCGGAGAGATGCCGAGAGGCAGCTTCTGGCTCCAGTCAATAAGGCTGGCGCCTTTCTTATTAGAGAGAGTGAAACCAGCAAAG GTgccttttctctgtctgtgaagGATGTGACCACGCAGGGGGAGGTGATCAAACACTATAAGATCCGCTCCCTGGACGAAGGCGGCTATTACATCTCCCCCCGGAGCACCTTCCCCACTCTGCAGGCTCTGGTGCAGCACTATACTA AGAAAGGGGACGGGTTGTGCCAAAGGCTGACCCACCCCTGTGTGAGCCTGGCTCCCCAGAACCCCTGGGGCCAGGATGAATGGGAAATCCCCCGGCAGTCTCTCAAGCTGGTCAGGAAGCTTGGATCCGGGCAGTTTGGTGAAGTCTGGATGG GTTATTATAAAAACAACATCAAGGTGGCCATCAAGACCTTGAAGGAGGGAACCATGTCTCCGGAGGCCTTCCTGGGTGAGGCCAACCTGATGAAAACTCTCCAGCATGAGAGGCTGGTCCGTCTCTACGCTGTGGTCACCAAGGAGCCCATCTACATCGTGACCGAATATATGGCCAGAG GCTGCCTGCTGGATTTCCTGAAGACGGATGAAGGTAGCCGATTGTCCCTCTCAAGGCTGATTGACATGTCGGCCCAG ATTGCAGAAGGAATGGCGTACATCGAGCAGATGAATTCAATCCACCGGGACCTGAGAGCGGCCAACATCCTGGTGTCTGAGGCCTTGTGCTGCAAAATTGGTGACTTTGGCTTGGCCCGGATCATCGACAATGAATACACCGCCCAGGAGG GGGCCAAGTTCCCCATTAAGTGGACCGCCCCAGAGGCCATCCATTTTGGGGTGTTCACCATCAAAGCGGACGTGTGGTCATTTGGAATCCTCCTGATGGAAATTGTCACTTATGGGCGTGTGCCCTACCCAG GGATGAGCAACCCCGAGGTCATCCGCAACCTGGAGCGCGGCTACCGCATGCCCCGCCCAGACTCGTGCCCGCCTGAGCTGTACAACGGCGTCATCGCCGAGTGCTGGCGCAGCCGGCCGGAGGAGCGGCCCACCTTCGAGTTCCTGCAGTCGGTGCTCGAGGACTTCCACACGGCCACCGAGGGCCAGTACGAGCTGCAGCCCTAG